The DNA sequence GTGCGTCCAGCGCGCGGGCGAAAAATGCCGGCGATGGTTTTCCTACCAGTTCGGCCTCGTTCCCTGCGGCAAACTCAATGGCACGGACAAACGGGCCGGCCGAGAGGGAGAGCCCGTCGGAATCCATCCAGTACCGGTCCTTTTCGAGTGCGATAAAGGCTGCGCCGTCCAGCACAGCACGGAATGCCCTGTTCATGGATGCGTAGGTAAAGGCATCCCCGGCATCACCGATCACCACCGCATCGGGATTGTCGTCAGTGTCGATGATTCCCTCCGCCTTAAAATCACGGGCTGCATCCCCTGTTGTGAGCAGGAGACACCGTTTCTGACCTCTTTCGGCAAGAAGAGACGCTGCTGCGGCAGCGGGGGTGACGATATGGCTTTCCGGTACGAAAAGCCCCATATCACGAAGCGTGGCGGCGATTGCGGCGCGGCATTTCCGAGTTGTGTTGGAGAGGCACCGGAACGGGATTTTCCGTGCATGCAGGGTATCGAGTGTGCGGGAAGATCCGGGTACGGGTTTTCCGCCGACCTGCAGCACACCATCGATATCGAGGAGTAGTCCGCGAATGGGCGTCATAATTGCTTCCGGGTGTGATATTCGCGGTTAAGGCTGATGATGTTTTGTTGCGTGCCGGAGGTTATCCATTGCGATCTCGCATGCCCGTCTCACGCGCCTGTTTTCGTCGGCGAGTGCCTCCCGGAGCGGTGTGCATGCGTCCGCACACCCGAGAATGCCCAGTGCATGGGCCGCAGCACTGCGTATTTCCGGTTCAGGGTCTTTCAGAGCCCGGATAAGGGCATCCATACCTTCAATGTCGCCTGTGGCCCCGAGAGCCTGGGCGGCCCTGACCCGAACCGCCGTATCCGGATCAGACAGCGCCCCTGCCAGTGCGACGACGGCGTCATGCCCGCCTGCCATGCCGAGTCCGGCTGCGGCCATCGCCCGGATTGACGGGTCATCATCACCGATCGCTGCCGCAAGCGGTGCAACCGGAAGCCGCCTGCCTGCGCGCGTGAGTGCGGACACCGCCTCCCTGATAAACCAGCGGTGCTCGTACAACGAACGCTCGAGAGCAACGCCTGCTGCCGGATGCGGATGTCCTCCGAGTCCGTGAGCGACGGCTTCACGGATATACCATTTTTGATGGCGTATACGAGCAATTAATTTCAGTATCTCTTCGGGATGCCGGATTCTTCCGATCCGTGCAACCGCCTCACTGCGGATGCGCCAGTTCTCATCGTTCAGATCACGGAGAATTTCATCACATGTGTTCATATCGGTATCCTCCCTGCCGGCATTTTCCCAATCCCCCAACATCGACGGGTCCACCAGCCCCGCCCTGTGCGGGGGTGAGGAGAGATCCCCGGCAGGCGGACAGCCACATCATCCTGCCGGAAAGTCGTCCCGGTTACTCGGACACGAATAGCCCGGTCCGCACCATGGCGGAGAGTTCAACGGGAATGACAAATATACGCCCGTCCCCGTATCTGCCTGTTCGTGCCGCCGCTCTGATGGTTCCGATTGCCTTCGGAACATCGTCATCACGGATGACCATCTCGATCTTTATCTTCGGGATCAGGTCGACTTCCATCATTTTACCGCGGTACTGCAGCTGGATGCCCTTCTGTGCACCCCTGCCCCGTACATCTGACACTGTCAGGGGGAAAAACCCGTTCTCTGCAAGGGCTGTTTTTACGTCATCGAGTTTTTCCGGGCGGAAAATCGCTTCAATTTTTTTCATGGTTCCTCACACGTAGATCGATTCACCATGCTGTGAGATATCAAGCCCCACATATTCTTCTTCTTCTGTCACTCTGAGTCCCATTGTCAGGTCAACAGCCTTCGCAATCATGAATGTGACGGCAAAGGCGTAGGCGACCGCTGCCACCGCACCCACTGCCTGGAGGGCCAACTGGGCTGAGGAACCACCGATAAGCCCGGTGATCCCGCCGATGCCGGATACTGCAAAGATTCCGAGTGCCACCGTTCCCCACACGCCGCCGACGCCGTGAATTGCCCATGCGTCGAGGCTTTCATCAAGGCTCCGGTTGAGGCGCCAGAGAAGGGCATAATAACAGAGAAGTCCGGAAACGGCACCGATGATCACCGCACCGATCGGATCGATGAAACCTGCTGCAGGAGTGATGGCACCCAGCCCGGCTATCGATCCGCTGATCATCCCGATCGAACTTGGCTTGCCGTTTATCCAGGATGCTGCCATCCACGCAAGAGTTCCGGCTGCAGCAGCAGTATTTGTCACGATAAGCGCATTTACTGCAAGGCCGTTTGCGGCAAGTGCACTCCCTGCATTGAATCCGAACCACCCGAACCAGAGAAGTGCACCCCCGAGAAGCGTCAGGGGGATGTTATGCGGCTCCATGCTGTACTGCCCGAAACCTGCACGCTTCCCGATAACCAGTGCCAGTGCCAGTGCACCCCATCCGGCACTGATATGGACAACGATACCTCCTGCAAAATCAAGGATTCCTGATGCCGCCATCCATCCGCCTCCCCAGACCCAGTGGGCAAGAGGATCGTAAACGAGCGTTGTCCAGAGGAGCCCGAAGATGATGAATGAGCTGAGTTTGATCCGTTCCGCAACCGCGGACGTGATAATTGCAAGGGTCACGGCTGCGAACATCATCTGGAATGCCATAAACAGGAGATCCGGGATGCCG is a window from the Methanoculleus sp. SDB genome containing:
- a CDS encoding transcriptional regulator; its protein translation is MKKIEAIFRPEKLDDVKTALAENGFFPLTVSDVRGRGAQKGIQLQYRGKMMEVDLIPKIKIEMVIRDDDVPKAIGTIRAAARTGRYGDGRIFVIPVELSAMVRTGLFVSE
- a CDS encoding haloacid dehalogenase, translating into MTPIRGLLLDIDGVLQVGGKPVPGSSRTLDTLHARKIPFRCLSNTTRKCRAAIAATLRDMGLFVPESHIVTPAAAAASLLAERGQKRCLLLTTGDAARDFKAEGIIDTDDNPDAVVIGDAGDAFTYASMNRAFRAVLDGAAFIALEKDRYWMDSDGLSLSAGPFVRAIEFAAGNEAELVGKPSPAFFARALDALGTAPEETLMVGDDVVTDIGGAHRAGMRGFLVRTGKFREEQAATAVPAPDRIIESIAILPDFL
- a CDS encoding ammonium transporter, which gives rise to MIPDSGNTAFILICTALVMLMTPGVGLFYGGLVRRKNLISMFALSFAALAIVSVQWILFGYSLAFGPDIGGLIGSLEYIGLRGVDFSGAGIPDLLFMAFQMMFAAVTLAIITSAVAERIKLSSFIIFGLLWTTLVYDPLAHWVWGGGWMAASGILDFAGGIVVHISAGWGALALALVIGKRAGFGQYSMEPHNIPLTLLGGALLWFGWFGFNAGSALAANGLAVNALIVTNTAAAAGTLAWMAASWINGKPSSIGMISGSIAGLGAITPAAGFIDPIGAVIIGAVSGLLCYYALLWRLNRSLDESLDAWAIHGVGGVWGTVALGIFAVSGIGGITGLIGGSSAQLALQAVGAVAAVAYAFAVTFMIAKAVDLTMGLRVTEEEEYVGLDISQHGESIYV